From the genome of Solanum stenotomum isolate F172 chromosome 5, ASM1918654v1, whole genome shotgun sequence:
taattaatctcAAGATTAATTTTGAGTTAATCTCATATTTAATCagcataaaattataaaataacttGTTTTAGAATTAGTTATGTTAGTTCTTTTTTACTCGTATGAAGTTTGATATTCGTTATTAAAatctaattatatttatatttgtaccACATAAAGCTCTATTTGGAGAGAAACATTCCaaaccaacaaaaatattttatcaaaaaagtaCTTTCTATCAAATAggaatagtatttttttatactCAAAGCTCGAgttcaaaactttttttaaaaaaagacctCAATTATTGTATCAAGTTAAAAATTGACCATTTGTATAACGAGAGGGGCGTAGGAAGTCAACCTCCAACAAAGCAGCATGTCAAGATGACGTGGAATGGGCCACAAGAGTCATTATTGGTGgctcattttttcttttccttctagACCCTTGTGTTTGGTGCCTTTTTCGATCGGGTCAAAATTCAATATTAATCTCAAACCCGGTTCATATCCACTTGTTCAAATTCCGCAAAATTGCTATTATATCATGGGGTCATTTTAGAAGATGTattagaaaaatagatttattttattttattttttatgatactatttgagtttaagaaagaaagaaaaaaaaacttttagaatTTATAGTCTAAGATAAGTTTTAGATGTTTGTATGACTAAATATCAatttattaagattaaaatagatatttagATTGAAATAGATATTTAGAAATAggtcaattattttttagattgagttaaaaaaaaagtgaatcaCTTATATTGAGATAGAGAATAGGTACATGCATTCactttatgtattattattttatttgatatactTTTCTAATTAACATATAATTAATGTACGCTTTAAATTTTCAACAGATATCGTGATTTAATCATGCAGCATTGAATTGACATTTAtgagaaataatataaatttgtgtCAAAATAATTGTCGCTTTaggaattcaaaataaaaaataatgatataattatttttaattatattcttatatTAAAAAACTAGTTCAAACTTCTTCTTAATAAtgcttaattaaaaaaatatctaataaataaaaataaattaatcaaatatacaTTTGTTTAATAAGCATAGAATAAGCTAaatcaacatttattttgaaacttGCATGATacttgaatattttatttatttcaaattgtttgttcCAATAAGAAGCCAAAAAGCTTGACCAAGTCATAGTCAGAGCTGAGTTAGAAGCATTGGAGAAGGTCAAGCGTACTACTCATTCAACTACCATTCATCTTCTATTTTAGTGCTAAAATTTTGAAGGgcgttttatataattattaagttatttttgagtttttatcTGGTGTCTTGtaatatttgttttaacttcaattaatttagatttacaCGAATGGCTAGAGATGTAATTGTCACTTAGATATTGACCATACAAATCGATAAATCATAATTTGGGACCCCATAATTTCTTAATCATATCAACTTCCAAGAATTTACCTTAAGCCAATTAGGTGTGTTATGATATTTAGAATTTTTCGATACTAAAGTCTTCAATACTCTCTCGATCcacttttaattatcataatttccttttttagagtcacacaataagaattttgactaatattttacgatgtattttttcgtcatattgatatgtaaaaaatttcaatttacagtacttttcatatagttttttaatatttattttttttgtataatatatgaaattaatgtaatctaatttaactttaaaaattagtcaaattaattttcgaaaaacgcaatatgaaaattaaaaatggacGGATGGAGTATATCCAACGGTATCATTTTGAGGGCCATCCTTATCTTCTCCATTTATTTTAGTCTAATTCAAGGTGGTGCTAATTCAACTACCAATGACGTGAAAATTAGAATTGACTAGCGATGTTACATTTTCTAATGTCCTCATGTTCCAATCTAACAAATCTAACTTTGGGTTCACATAGTTCCATTGTATCTAGTCAAATACGGGTAAAAGCTATCCGCACCGGGTGTATACACCAATCCAATACATGCATAtcatgtgtttaaatttatagttcattttaaaccttaattaattaacatgtattttacttcattaaatcacATTATAATAGAAAttgcattaatttgatgtatacATTCGGTGCGAGTAAGTTTTTTCCGTCAAATACCTATCACCAACCGTGAGTTAAAACGTCAAGAATTACGTTTACTCGTTTGTTCTCTATTGTGTTTATATGGAGTTAAGCTACTTTTTTTAGGGTTATGGTTCTTTCACGATTGTTATTATTTGAACATTGATTTCAATTACTTATTTGGAGTAATTAATCATATTGGCTTATTTCGTTAATTTGaaactttattttttgactGTTGATCAACTATTAAACACTATCTACGAATTTAAAATAGAATTCGAAAGCAGAAATTCTAAATTACAATCGGGTTTCATAGAGCAAGTTTTTTATCCTAAATATTGCAGAGCAAATTCACAATTAATAGAATAGACATATACCTAAATTATCTTGCTAGGTTATTAAACAAAGAATTAATAAATGTTTCTTACTAAGGTTCACTCCAAATATATGTGTGAAGTGTCTTTGTTAaagtttattatttgtttgcttattaatttttagttagtttatagtcgtaatttttagttttagttttattctTCACTTCGATACTAATTAGAATAGTTTAATTTGTTTAATGCTTAATACACTTTTTTTTAGGTTCATCATTCGTCTTTGTCACTTTATTACTTGTACAATTATTTGATAGTATAAATaggaaaagaagaatattatataAATCTTGCCAAAAATTGAACACATTTTAAGCTACAAactaaaaatgacataaaattcgaacaaaaaaataaatatatacggATTAATCTACCACTAGATGCTGATTTAGCCCTTTTTCACTAATTAGCTAATAAAATTTCCTAAGACGTCACTCTACAGTCTATCCTCATATATAAGCTTTCATATGCATTTATTTTTCAGCTTTAATATATTAGATATTGTATAATTTAGCTGAACCAAAAGTTCCTATTATTTAAAGCTATAAGCTTCGTGCGAAGCAAATAAAATGAGGTAGTCATCGAGGTCGCTCTACTTCATAGACAAGACTCTTCGAAATTCATGTATGAATATTGTTATGTTGATCATTTTTCACATGATGAAACAACCATTAGGATTTTCATCACTGAACATTTGAGGTGCATTCAAGTACGTTGGTGGAGGAGGTGGTGGCACATATTGTGGCTGGTGGCCATACTAGACTACGTAGCCCGTATGACCATAACCATGATCGTACGTTGTTGCGCCATAGTGTTGATTCATATAACCATGATGTTGCATAGGCATCGCGTAAAATGTATTTGCATTATAACCATAGTATTCCATTTTGTTAACGACCTcaccacctccacctccactaCTAGCCACCTTCGATTCACCGTCTTTTTTTTCTATATCgcctttttctttcttgtctCCGCCTTTGCCACCGCCGCCCTCTTTCTCCTTCTTGTCATTGTCACCCTCCTTGGCTTTCTTTTCACCACCTCCATTGTCTTTCTTAGATGGAACAACTTCAACATTTTGCTTCAATTTATCAATCAAGTAAGGAGTTAGCTTCTTTATATCCATTGTCCCCTTTACCGTGACCAAATCTTTTTCTGATTCTATATTCACTTCTTTTACCCCTGTTCAAAAAAATGAGCAAACAATAAGGATATGAATCTAACACATATCATATGGATTCACGaaaattcaataactttttATTATGATGTCTACACTATACATTAAGAAAtaaactaattatatatattattctaaaCAAGgtaattaattatcaaaataagaTTAAGGGGATTCAGTGTATCTTACCTTTAATCTTTTTAATAACTCGTTTTATTTTATGTGCACATCCATCACAGTGCACCCGAAGCTTCAATGCCACCACACTGATTACTTGAGCCTAAAtaaccacaaaaaaaataaaaattagtgcTAATTCAATTAATCTAATCCATAATTAACTAACATCAGAAcattaattatgtaattaaattaccaactatagaaaaaaaaattaaaaatgaaactgaaaatttgaatttttaccTCTTTAGGTTTCTTCTCGTCCGCCTTCTTGTCCTCTGTTTTTTCAGCGGACTTTTTATCTCCGGCAGCACCATCACCGCCGCTCTTGTTATCTCCGGCGTCCTTTTTGGGCGGCGATGATATAAGGTCGACCTTCTTTTTGGTTTTGATCTCCACTCTTTCCCGGAGCCATGAAGAGTCTACGTCACCTTTAATCGTCAATTTTCCAGTTTCACAATCCGATTTCACTTTTTCCACACCTTCATTAGAATCAAACACAAATTCATTAAGCCCAAAGCTAAATATAAACATTGTGAGTTCtaaatcgaaaaaaataaaaattggggaTAGGAGAAATGGAAATGGGAGAGGAAAGTGATAAATTGAAATTAGTTTAGTTACCATGAGTATGGCGAATGAATCGTCTGACTTTTTGTGCACAACCTTCACAATGCAAATCCACCTTTAAAACAATTGACGCATCACTCTTTTTCTCTGCTCCTTCAACTTTGGTTTCTTCACCCATTTGTTAGAAGAATTGGAGAATAATTATTAGTATAAAGTTTTTGTGAGGatttaattgaaatgaaatggAGGCAATtgaaagtatttatttataaagagAGGATGGAGGCGGTAGGAAGCCGACTGGGAAAATGGGAAGGCGGTTTTGTTACTTGTGCTTACCACCCAACTTTgacttcctttttttattttaccttttcaaTTACAGTTTTTTTGAACATATAATACCAACTAGTATACAGTGTTAAGGTTGTTGTTTGGAAGGAATATAATACACCCGAATTCTCGTCAAgattaaaagtatttttaacgATTCTTTTTATTAAGATTTTTGTGCTTCTATAATATaagagttgagttgagaccacTTGTTAATGTCATATCTATTGTCTATAAGAGTTGAGTTTAAGACCACTTGTTATGCTATGTCTACTGTCTACCAGAGTTTGAGATCATTTGGTATGTCATATTGCATATATTTaagtttaattaatcaaataaaaaagtgtTTTCTCTAACTATgatgataaattaattataatataaataataggTATGTATAAGTATTTACCGTGGATCTGTCTATGTGCAACGCAGCTGGTTAACCATCGATAAAAATTTGACTTTAACGTGTTAATGTTAGTCTCAGCAAATACGTCAGGTGCTAAAAGTTAAAGTAGATGGGTTGAGTTAAAGTCATTGGTGACGATCATAATTGTCAAAGAAGTCAGCTATGAACCACAATGCCATAATCTGCATTTAGCTGACCCAACAAATAATTACTAACACTTATCCCTTCTAATTTAtttactatcattttatttagtctacttaaattttttattattattattttgagatttgaatttgaaatctcAAGATAAATTTTAGATTCCTAACCTCAAAGAAATTTATATTCAAGggattgaatatatatatatatatatatatatatatattaaaaattactatatataacaatataaaaattatgaaagatCAAGCCAAAATCATTCAAGTTCGgaaaatacgccactaacggccctcgaatcatggataaatcttatgaGAGAGAGGAATCAAGGGATTAACAGATAtgtgaataaatttatgtttcttcatatttcatttgtgattgtaatttattttctgtcactttaaaatttgttgcaaacaacaAGTGTGAAAGGGCAGGGAGTGGAGAGAGATTAATTGTATTAATTTGTATATCTTTCATATaatagtatatgtatatatataatttgtatttgtacatgtatataaaagaggaaagaagcgagagagaggaagagaggagaGAAGCGACGTAATTACAACTAAAATTAAGCTTCGAGCCGTAACtaattcaaactatagctatattagttaattaactttCTATGCCAGGTTTAATGTCTATAAGAGTTTGTGACCACTTGTTATGTCATGGTGCATATCGAGTGTATCTAATTTTAGTTAGTTAAATaaaagagtttgagaccacttaCTATGCCATATTATATATCGAAATGtgtctaagtttagttagttaaataaaaaaatattttaaagatatcaATAGTATATAAACTATATGTAGGCATGTATAAGTATTTACCGTGGTTAATCATAGATAAAATTTTGACTTTAACTTGTTAATGTTAGCCTCAGCAAATACGTCAGGTGCTAAAGTTAAGTTGGTGGGTTCAATGGCTGAGTTAAATTTATTGGCACTGAAGTCAGCTAAGAACGACAATGCCATAATATGCATTTTAGCTGcccaaaaaataattacttaacaCTTATccgttttaattaatttattttttaagtaggTGTTTGAACATGTAATTTTATATcttgatataaaattatgagatgaaattagTGTTTCGACATGTGATTTTACATTGATTttatctcataatttcatatcatgagatgaaatctcaaattctccaaaatCATGATTTCAGAATTTCAAGTACAAAAATTGACCACAAGTTTATATCTTGTAAAAAAAACCcacattttatttatgtatatctATAAGCCATTTGTTtcatatctaaataaaatttataattcatattattacCTTTTAAATCGTTTATATCTCATATAACGATTTTCTCGtcaatataaaatttagtttCACTTCAAATCATTTCTTAATTTACCATTTATATCCACcaaattcattattattatttttcaaatttattactACTTCATTCAAATCAATGTTTAATACATCATTATATTGAGTAGACAAGACTAACCACTGTATCATTAATTGAAGAACAATTTTCTTAACTACTAATTAACAACTAGAACACTACAACTTATGttcaattaagttttttttattgaattaaggtttgatcaataaatattgtattttttagaataattttatgATAGTGTATTATgcgattttttttacttatttgataagattgtataaagaattgagtcaattttgatagttttacaacttatgggacatttatgtttatgagaaaatatacaatataaaaagttcaaatagcatgtccaaacaaaacttcaacttcatctcatgattttatattatgatttcatatcgcatggTCAAACATGCCCTTAGtctacttaaattttttattgttacaatTGTTATATCATCTCTTTGATAATCATGGCCAGAAGAGAATATTGTCATtagttcatattaagtgaattattaaattatgataaattttttttaaaaaataattaattattttcgaACCATTCttctaaaagatataaaattaattatatcctTCGAGGTGCCTTAATGATTTGAGCTATAAACTTTCATATTGGAGATTTCACGTTTGAAATTCCTTAccattaaaaataagaaatttaccTTCTGAGTCTACCTCATCACACTAAAATTTACTTAATGCGAATTGACTATATAATTTGCAAGTCATTGCATAGAAACCAAGTTTTAGCCTATGCTTGAGACCCCACTAATAATCCATATAGCAAAGGAGAAAAGTAGCTTCCTAGTGTGTCTCATTAAACATGTCggattttcttttagaaaagaTAAGATCAGAGAAAATTCCTTCAAAACGTCATATTTGTACGGATCCGACATGTCATTCACCACAATTTAGGAAAACCAATAACGTGTCTTTCACCATCAATATTAGCTGTGAGATATACTATGATTTTACAAATTGCAATTCGCATCCGTTGtttccttttcaattttaatgaaatttgattgtgtctgattttgtttttgtgatTTCATCACATGAAGGTTCATGAGATGAGAGTATttggaaaaaattataatactaatcaaatgttactccctccgtctatTTTCACTTTCATATACTTTTAAAAGTAGCAACACAGTTAAACATGtttataattttgttataacgatattttattataatgatCTGATTTTCTTTAGAattgatttttcatattatatttattttacttctttatagCAATATTATACTTAGAACAATAATGATATTTATTAGAGCAATACATTCCTTGTAAAATTACACATTTATAACATACGTACACTTGCTATAAAATAAGCTAGTATTTTATCTTTGttatcttttctcaataatgaGAAACAATTTGAAAGAATCGAGTTGACCGatataattattgattttaaagCTCCAAATAAATAGGCTTACTTTTTCTTCACTTGAATATATCATAATTACAAGAATCTAAATTTGTATATAGTGTCGTAAgacaaaaaaatcaataataataataataatctagtTTTAGTGAATTGAATGTGTATTCATGATTTGGATGTGAATAATAAAGACTTATTCATCGATCTATTAGCGAATCATCTCTTGAGGAATTGTGAAAGATGTTCTAACATTACAgttatattcaaatattatgtcataatattttatatgaaatatattatgtataaaataaaatatttataataatcatcattaatgttatgcacataataaattttaatgttaaaatttaaaattaaaaggtaagaaattgtatttaaaTAATGTCCATCAATGATAGTCATGACTTCACCAAAGAAATGCTCATGATATTTGCTTtttgagaaaagacataaagtgacaTATTCACTCCTTCTAATGTTGCATAATTTTTTATAGAGACCAACTAAATGAGATTATAtaaattttgccaaaaattgaatattttaagctaccaattaataaatgacatacaagtcaaaataaacaaataaataaatactgaTTAATCCACCACTAGATAGTGGTTTAGCCCTTTTCCCACTAATTAGCATATAAAATTTCCTAAGACGACACTCTATAGTCTATCCTCATGTATAAGCTAGCTTTAATAGGTACCTATTTTTCAGCTTTTACATCTTAGACTTTTGTACAATTATATTTAGCTgaaccaatcaaataaaaatgaggTCACCATCGAGGTCGCTCTACTTCATAGACAAGACTCCTAATTAGAGTTTGTCTTTCAGAAAGGTTGATGAAAATCGATCATTTTAATTTACATAATGAAACAACCATTAGGATTTTCATCACTGAACATTTGAGGTGCATTCAAGTACGTTGGTGGAGGAGGTGGTGGCACATATTGTGGCTGGTGGCCATACTCGACTACGTACCCCGTATGACCATAACCATGATCATACATTGTGGCGCCATTCATATAACCATGATGTTGCATAGGCATCGCGTAAAATGTATTTGCATTATAACCATAGTATTCCATTTTATTAACGACCTcaccacctccacctccactaCTAGCCACCTTCGATTCACCGTCTTTTTTCTCTATATCgcctttttctttcttgtctCCGCCTTTGCCACCACCACCgctctctttctccttcttgtCATTGTCACCTTCCTTGGCTTTCTTTTCACCACTTCCATTGTCCTTCTTAGATGGAAGGACTTCAACATTTTGCTTCAATTTATCAATCAAGTAAGGAGTTAGCTTCTTTATATCCATTGTCCCCTTTACAGTGGCCAAATCTTTTTCTGATTCTATATTCACTTCTTGTACCCCTGTTCAAAAAAATGAGCAGACAATAAGGATAACGATCTAACACGAATTCACGaaaattcaataactttttattattatgatgtCTACACTATACATTAACAAATCAACTAATCTCATGTTTTAGTGTAGTTGGGATTGAATCTAACTAGGGGTACCCCTCGTAAAGACTAAAATCATGAATCCAATTATTAAGATTTCATAATTAATGGCGTTACgcctaattttatatattattctaaactaggtaattaattaacaaactaATTAAGGGGATTCAGTGTATCTTACCTTTAATCTTTTTAATAACTCGTTTTATTTTATGTGCACATCCATCACAATGCACCCGAATCTTCAATGCCACCACACTGATTacttgagcctaaatgaccacaaaaaaaaaaaaaattagtgctAATTCAATTAATCTAATCCATAATTAACTAACATCAGAAcattaattatgtaattaagTTACCaactatagaaaaaaaaaactagaaatgaaactgaaaattttaatttttacctCTTTAGGTTTCTTCTCGTCGGCCTTCTTGTCCTCTgtttttttctctgttttttcaGCGGACTTTTTATCTCCGGCAGCGCCATCACCGCCGCTCTTTTTATCTCCGGCATCCTTTTTGGGCGGCGATAATATAAGGTCGACCTTCTTTTTGGTTTTGATCTCCACTCTTTCCCGGAGCCATGAAGGGTCTACGTTACCTTTAATCGTCAATTTTCCAGTTTCACAATCCGATTTCACTTTTTCCACACCTTCATTTGGATCAAACACAAATTCATTAAGCCAAAAGCTAAATATAAACATTATGAGTTCTGaatcgaaaaaataaaaattggggaTAGGAGAAAGGGAAATGGGAGAGGAAAGTGATAAATTGAAATTAGTTTAGTTACCATGAGTGTGGTGAATAAATCGTCTGACTTTTTGTGCACAACCTTCGCAATGCAAATCCAGCTTTAAAACAATGGAATCATCGCTCTTTTTGTCTCCTCCTTCATTCTTTTTCTGTGCTCCTTCAACTTTGGTTTCTTGACCCATTTGTTAGAATTGGAGAATTATAGTATAAAGTTTTTGAGAGgatttaattaatgaaaatgGAGGCAATTATAAGTATTTATAAAGAgagattaattattatgatGGAGGCGGTAGGAAACCGACTGGGAAAATGAGAAGGCGGTTTGTTACTTGTGCTTACCACCCAACTTTgacttccttttttattttaccttttcaaTTACAGTTGAAGATAATAAGAGAAATACCAACtagtattaaattaaaatggttTATAAATTTGAAACACCAATTTACTTTACGCCTTTGAATTCTCGTCAAGATTAAAGGTGTTATCAATGATAAGAGTTGAGTTTGAGATCACTTATTATGTCAAATTTGTTGTTTATGAGAGTTTGTAACTACTTATTATGCCATATTGCATTTCGAGAGTATCAATTTTAgttagttaaataaaaaatgtatgttTATAAGAGTTTAAAACCACTTGATATGTCATGTTGTATATCgaaatacatatataagtttaattagtgaaacaaaaaaaatattttagagatGTCAATAGTATATAAACTATAGGCATGCATAAGTATTTACCGTGGTTAATCATAGATAAATTTTTGACTTTAACTTGTTAATGTTAGCCTCAGCAAATACGTCAGGTGCTAAAGTTAAGTAGGTGGGTTCAATGGCTGAGTTAAAGTCTTTGGCACTGAAGTCAGCTAAGAACGACAATGACATAATATGCATTTTAGCTGCCCAAAAAATAGTTACTTAGACCATCTCTAACTCAcctctattttattctttatttttatatttggagagtaaaatagagaatgaaCACTTCAACCCACCTTCAAATCACTCTCTATTCTTTAAATTTAGAgagttgaatagtagttcttcaaatttggagaactactattcacactctctatttcactttttcaatattttattattatttctgttactttctaattaacatattattttacatataatgtcattaattaaattctaatattcataattctttttaaatgtaatataatatttttaaaaatatattatctaatatatactactttaatctttaattttttctaattttcgtcataatataatttgattttattattaattttcactataaagaatatacaaaattaaaatgataagat
Proteins encoded in this window:
- the LOC125864917 gene encoding heavy metal-associated isoprenylated plant protein 3-like isoform X6 is translated as MGQETKVEGAQKKNEGGDKKSDDSIVLKLDLHCEGCAQKVRRFIHHTHGVEKVKSDCETGKLTIKGNVDPSWLRERVEIKTKKKVDLILSPPKKDAGDKKSGGDGAAGDKKSAEKTEKKTEDKKADEKKPKEAQVISVVALKIRVHCDGCAHKIKRVIKKIKGVQEVNIESEKDLATVKGTMDIKKLTPYLIDKLKQNVEVLPSKKDNGSGEKKAKEGDNDKKEKESGGGGKGGDKKEKGDIEKKDGESKVASSGGGGGGGEVVNKMEYYGYNANTFYAMPMQHHGYMNQHYGATTYDHGYGHTGYVV
- the LOC125864917 gene encoding heavy metal-associated isoprenylated plant protein 3-like isoform X7; its protein translation is MGQETKVEGAQKKNEGGDKKSDDSIVLKLDLHCEGCAQKVRRFIHHTHGVEKVKSDCETGKLTIKGNVDPSWLRERVEIKTKKKVDLILSPPKKDAGDKKSGGDGAAGDKKSAEKTEKKTEDKKADEKKPKEAQVISVVALKIRVHCDGCAHKIKRVIKKIKGVQEVNIESEKDLATVKGTMDIKKLTPYLIDKLKQNVEVLPSKKDNGSGEKKAKEGDNDKKEKESGGGGKGGDKKEKGDIEKKDGESKVASGGGEVVNKMEYYGYNANTFYAMPMQHHGYMNQHYGATTYDHGYGHTGYVV
- the LOC125864917 gene encoding heavy metal-associated isoprenylated plant protein 3-like isoform X11 gives rise to the protein MGEETKVEGAEKKSDASIVLKVDLHCEGCAQKVRRFIRHTHGVEKVKSDCETGKLTIKGDVDSSWLRERVEIKTKKKVDLISSPPKKDAGDNKSGGDGAAGDKKSAEKTEDKKADEKKPKEAQVISVVALKLRVHCDGCAHKIKRVIKKIKGVKEVNIESEKDLVTVKGTMDIKKLTPYLIDKLKQNVEVVPSKKDNGGGEKKAKEGDNDKKEKEGGGGKGGDKKEKGDIEKKDGESKVASSGGGGGEVVNKMEYYGYNANTFYAMPMQHHGYMNQHYGATTYDHGYGHTGYVV
- the LOC125864917 gene encoding heavy metal-associated isoprenylated plant protein 3-like isoform X9; amino-acid sequence: MGQETKVEGAQKKNEGGDKKSDDSIVLKLDLHCEGCAQKVRRFIHHTHGVEKVKSDCETGKLTIKGDVDSSWLRERVEIKTKKKVDLISSPPKKDAGDNKSGGDGAAGDKKSAEKTEDKKADEKKPKEAQVISVVALKLRVHCDGCAHKIKRVIKKIKGVKEVNIESEKDLVTVKGTMDIKKLTPYLIDKLKQNVEVVPSKKDNGGGEKKAKEGDNDKKEKEGGGGKGGDKKEKGDIEKKDGESKVASSGGGGGEVVNKMEYYGYNANTFYAMPMQHHGYMNQHYGATTYDHGYGHTGYVV
- the LOC125864917 gene encoding heavy metal-associated isoprenylated plant protein 3-like isoform X12; translation: MGQETKVEGAEKKSDASIVLKLDLHCEGCAQKIRRFIRHTHGVEKVKSDCETGKLTIKGDVDSSWLRERVEIKTKKKVDLISSPPKKDAGDNKSGGDGAAGDKKSAEKTEDKKADEKKPKEAQVISVVALKLRVHCDGCAHKIKRVIKKIKGVKEVNIESEKDLVTVKGTMDIKKLTPYLIDKLKQNVEVVPSKKDNGGGEKKAKEGDNDKKEKEGGGGKGGDKKEKGDIEKKDGESKVASSGGGGGEVVNKMEYYGYNANTFYAMPMQHHGYMNQHYGATTYDHGYGHTGYVV
- the LOC125864917 gene encoding heavy metal-associated isoprenylated plant protein 3-like isoform X10 encodes the protein MGQETKVEGAEKKSDASIVLKLDLHCEGCAQKVRRFIRHTHGVEKVKSDCETGKLTIKGDVDSSWLRERVEIKTKKKVDLISSPPKKDAGDNKSGGDGAAGDKKSAEKTEDKKADEKKPKEAQVISVVALKLRVHCDGCAHKIKRVIKKIKGVKEVNIESEKDLVTVKGTMDIKKLTPYLIDKLKQNVEVVPSKKDNGGGEKKAKEGDNDKKEKEGGGGKGGDKKEKGDIEKKDGESKVASSGGGGGEVVNKMEYYGYNANTFYAMPMQHHGYMNQHYGATTYDHGYGHTGYVV
- the LOC125864917 gene encoding heavy metal-associated isoprenylated plant protein 3-like isoform X8 — its product is MGQETKVEGAQKKNEGGDKKSDDSIVLKLDLHCEGCAQKVRRFIRHTHGVEKVKSDCETGKLTIKGDVDSSWLRERVEIKTKKKVDLISSPPKKDAGDNKSGGDGAAGDKKSAEKTEDKKADEKKPKEAQVISVVALKLRVHCDGCAHKIKRVIKKIKGVKEVNIESEKDLVTVKGTMDIKKLTPYLIDKLKQNVEVVPSKKDNGGGEKKAKEGDNDKKEKEGGGGKGGDKKEKGDIEKKDGESKVASSGGGGGEVVNKMEYYGYNANTFYAMPMQHHGYMNQHYGATTYDHGYGHTGYVV
- the LOC125864917 gene encoding heavy metal-associated isoprenylated plant protein 3-like isoform X1, which produces MGQETKVEGAQKKNEGGDKKSDDSIVLKLDLHCEGCAQKVRRFIHHTHGVEKVKSDCETGKLTIKGNVDPSWLRERVEIKTKKKVDLILSPPKKDAGDKKSGGDGAAGDKKSAEKTEKKTEDKKADEKKPKEAQVISVVALKIRVHCDGCAHKIKRVIKKIKGVQEVNIESEKDLATVKGTMDIKKLTPYLIDKLKQNVEVLPSKKDNGSGEKKAKEGDNDKKEKESGGGGKGGDKKEKGDIEKKDGESKVASSGGGGGEVVNKMEYYGYNANTFYAMPMQHHGYMNGATMYDHGYGHTGYVVEYGHQPQYVPPPPPPTYLNAPQMFSDENPNGCFIM
- the LOC125864917 gene encoding heavy metal-associated isoprenylated plant protein 6-like isoform X3 — encoded protein: MGQETKVEGAEKKSDASIVLKLDLHCEGCAQKIRRFIRHTHGVEKVKSDCETGKLTIKGNVDPSWLRERVEIKTKKKVDLILSPPKKDAGDKKSGGDGAAGDKKSAEKTEKKTEDKKADEKKPKEAQVISVVALKIRVHCDGCAHKIKRVIKKIKGVQEVNIESEKDLATVKGTMDIKKLTPYLIDKLKQNVEVLPSKKDNGSGEKKAKEGDNDKKEKESGGGGKGGDKKEKGDIEKKDGESKVASSGGGGGEVVNKMEYYGYNANTFYAMPMQHHGYMNGATMYDHGYGHTGYVVEYGHQPQYVPPPPPPTYLNAPQMFSDENPNGCFIM